Below is a genomic region from Culicoides brevitarsis isolate CSIRO-B50_1 chromosome 2, AGI_CSIRO_Cbre_v1, whole genome shotgun sequence.
ttttaacaaaaaattacctttctgTCACCAATTGACGTGCTTCTGCCTCCAAATTAGCATATTGCTTATCTTGCATGGGGTTCTTTTGGTCGGCATGTTGTTTCGCAAAGTTCTGTTTGAGCATTTCCTTCTCATTTTCGCTTCGTTCCAACTTCTCCAATACTTTGCTGAGTTCCGCAGACATCCGTTCGAACTCAATTCGAGTCGATTCGGCAGCTTCTTGATGTTTTGTGAGATGCAAATGGGCTTTTTCGAGTTCTTTTGCCAATCGACCTGCTTCTAATTCGGTAGCGTCTCGTTGctgcaagaaaattttcgatttttaaaagaaaattttgaatttttatgggaAATTAGGGGATAAAAAGCGACTTACCTGTAACGCCTTGTCTAACGCTTCACGCATTCGCTCTAATTCATTCTTTTCAGCTATGGATAAGTTGCTACTTGCCAAATTAACTTGCGACGTTTGCTTGAGTCGTTCAAACTCGCGAGTCAATTTCTCATATTTGTCGCGTATCTTCTCGTACTCGATGTGGGTACGTTCGAGTTCGCGTTTCTCCTTCTCCTGCGCACGAGAAAATACGTGAAAAAGGACGtggcatgaaattttttcacttaaaatcagATTTTAAGGACTTACTTGGTTCGAGATGAGTTTCGCAATTTCAGATCGGGATCGTTCGAGTTGCAACGTTGCTTCATGGAGTTTTGCTTCCAACGATTGTGCATCATTTTCGCGCTGCCCGATGCGTTCTTTGAGTTTTTCGAAGCTCTCTTGGTCAAATTGGATCGTATTCCGGAGGGTATCTAACTCGTTCATCGTCTTTTCGAGTCTTTCGCGCAATCTTTCATTTTCCTCTTTGATCTTGCGCGTGTCTCTGCTATAAGCTTCTGCCTCCTCCAATCGTCGCAATTCGGATTGCACTTTTTCGAGACGATCTCGTGCCTTTTCCATCTCTAATTTGTACATGGCAGTTTCCTCTTGCAACGAATCCATGACGGCAGCGTTTTTCAGCTGGGTGTTGTGATATCGCTCGACTTCGTACTTCAAACGTTCATTTTCCGTCGAAAGAGTTTCCTTTTCGCTGATGAGACGACGATAATCGAGTTGGTTACGCTCCAGACGATCTCGAGACACTTCATTTTCTTCGCGTGCCTTCTCTTCGAGTTCCTTTGAGCGGGCAAGTTGTTGTGCGGCGCGATCGCAAGCCTCCTGTAATCGCGTACTTTCGTCATGAAGTTTTCGTAAGTCTTCGCGGGCCTTGGCAGCAGCAAGGGCGGCACGTTCTGCTTCGATTTCCAAACGATTGCGATCCGCTTCGAGGGTGTCGACGCGCGATTGTAGGcgataaatttcgttttgtgCTCTGTCGTATTTTTCCAACATCTTTTCGAATTCCTTGTTGGATGTGTCTTTTTCGTCAATCAACTTTTGACTGGCGTACAGGGCTTTGTCTAACTTTTCCTTGAGGAGATCGATTTCGGCATGGGCATCATCGCGCTCCATTTGAAGCTTTTGATGGATGGAATGGGTCTTATCCCATCGTTCTTTGACCATATCGAATTCGGTTTGAATGACTTCCTTTTCGCGTTGAACTTTCATCACGGCATTTGAAGCAACTTCGtgtttttccttcaatttttcgaaCTCGTCAGACAATAAATCGTGATCTTTTGTTACGCGCATGAGttgattctgaaaaaaaaaattatattaattaaaatttatttaaaattaaaaaaaaaaaataatttttaaatttaaaaaaaataaaaaaaaaataattaaaattaaaaaaattattttaaagtcaattttttatttgtaaaaaaattaatttaaatttttttttttaaaagtaaaaaaaaattaatttttaaaataaaaaaaaaatttttttttaaataaaaaaaaaatatttttaaaattagtcatttttagataaaaaaaaaataaaataaaaaaaaaaaataaatttttaaagtaaaaaaaaaataattttcgaatcaaaaatattttatttgtaaaataattttttaaaattaaaaaaaaaaaataaaaaaaaattatttttagaataaaaaaatttaatttttaaaataaaaaaaaaatattttttaaataaaaaaattcattttttataataaaaaaaaatattagtttttaaattaaaaaaaaataaattttcaaaataaaaaaaaaattaaattagaaaaaaattacctgaagCTTATCTGCCTTCTCCTTCATACGAGCAAAGTCCAATTCAGCGGATTCTTTCTCCTTTTGTACGCGAGATCCGTGTCCCAAAGCCTTGTCGAGTTGCgattgaacattttcaaaGTCAAACATAATCTTGTCCTTCTCGAGTTGAAGCTGGAAAAAGAAACAGAAGTAAGAAACAAGATGACTTTTGAcagaatttctcaaaattcacCTTTCTAGCTTCTGCTCCTGCTTTGTCGTATTTCTCTTGCAACTGATCGATTTCGCTCTGTGCTTTGTCGAGTTGAATCTGAAGCTTGTCTTGTTGCAATTGTGACTTTCCAAGCGTTGCCTGCGATCGTTCCAATTCTTCCTTGAGCTTTTCGATCTCCTGAATGGCGCGATCTCGTTCATTGACGATGCGAGTGACGCCGCTCTGATTCCGTTCGAGGTCTTGTTTGAGAGTTTCCTGTTCACTTTGTGCGTTTTCGAGACGTGCTTTCAAGCGGTAAACTTCTCCCTGACTCTTTTCGAGTTTTTCTTGCAATGCGATGCCTTCGTTCTTTGCTCGTTCGGCGTCAGATTGCGTGACTCGTAACTCAGCTTGTGTTCGTCGAAGTTCAGCGGAGATTTTATCTGCTTTTTCTTGCGCCTTATCGAGTTCCTGCGAGGTATTTAACGTGCTTCGACCAAATGTCGTTTGAGATCTTTCCAAATCCGCACGTAATCGTTCGTTTTCTACCTCGAGACGTTGAATCTTTTGTTTGGTTGTCTCCCAATCCATGCCGCTGCGCCCAACATCTGTCACAGCTTTGTCTAATTCCGCCTTTGAACGCCCGAGTTCCGTTTGCGAACATTCGAGTTTGTTCTCCAAACGATCTTTTTCAGCAAGTGCCCTATGAAGACGCGACGTGAGTTTGTCAACTTCACTTTCGAGGGTGTGAAGGCGTAATTTGTAGTCGGCAAGTTCTCGTTCATGCAATTCGCGTTCCTCGATTTTGTCTTGTTCAGCACGATCACGTTGGTCTCGTAATTGTTGCATTTGTTTCTCCTTGTCGCCAATTGCTTCTTCCAAACTTGAGAGAGCTCCTTCGGATGTGCAATGATGCGCTTGCATGGCACTGAGACGAGCACGAGCCATATCAACTTGATTATCTTTTTCCTTTAACAAGTCTTCGAGGTTCTCAATCTgagggaaaattaaaaattttagacaaaaatttaatgattttgagaaatttgtaATTACCTTTCTTTGTAAAACGTTAATTTTACGATCTTTTATCTCCATGTGTTCCttcatttcattaatttctgaaACATAACGAGACTTGTTTTGCTCTGCTTGGAATGTAACTTGTGTCTTTTTCTCAATTTGACGATTTTTCTCTTCCAATCGGTTCTTTAACTCTTCCAtctgtacgaaaaaaataaattttcaattaaaaattaagtaaaaatatcaaactataaattaataaaaatttgaatttttttttttcaaaattttcaaatttttgacattttattagttttaattatgtattttgattttaatttttttttaattcttaaaaatttttataacttttatttttataaaatttcactttaattttttaaactttgaaaatttttttaatttaaattaattttaacatgcttttaaaggtttttgaatttttcacatttaaaattatttatttatttttttaattttcacttttttcactttctaaaattttttaaattaaaatttttttaacatatttttataaattttctgcatttttcttattttaaatattttcagtattcataattttttattttttttttcaatttttttcattttttaatttttttttttttttttaaaaatttttaaaaaaaaaaagtttcattttttttttttttttttttttttataaattttaataattttttttttaattttcacaaaatttttgaattttcagatttttttaaaatttaaacttcacaattttttaaagatatttttatgatttttaattaaatttatttttttaaatttaaaaaaaaattcactcaaaaaaattattttcgtatattttcacttttttcataatttttttaagaaatttttttaaactcaaataaattttcttgtcaaaaaataacttacatCAGCTTGCAACATGGTTGAATGCTCCTCCTTGGCGACGAGAGACTCCTTCAATACCGTTATATGTCTCTGGTAGTCcttagaagaaataaaaatgggacgatcaaatttaatttttggcatgCGTGGCAAGTTACCTGATGTTGCTCCTCCAAAGTCTTCATTTTCGCAACCATATTCATGATTTCCTGATCGCGTCGCTGAATTTCAAGCCGAAATTCGTCAAGTTGTTTTTGCGCCATCGCTTGCATCTGTTGGAACATTTGACGTTCCTCTTCTTTGCCCATTCCCTTATTTTGCAACATCTCGAGCAACTTTTTGATACTTTCGTCACGCGCCTGCAACGTTTGTTTTTGCGTCTCGATACGCAACTCCAACTCCTTAATCGTGTCacgtaaaatgttaatttcgCGTGTCAAATGTTCGTTTTCCGCAAAGAGCGTTTCCATTTGTTGCTGCAGCTCCAAATTCGGTTGACGTATACGTAGGCGAAGCTCTTCCTCGAGTTGACGAATCAATAAActttgtttctaaaaaaaaaaattttttttgaggtattaattttttttttttaatttaattttttttttgaaaaatttaatttttgagaaatttttcaaaaaattaataaaaaattttttacctgatTCTCGCTCGTGAGTATTTTGAGTTGATCATTAATCAAACTGTATTTCGCACTTTCCTCCTTCCGTAAAGCGCGTTCTTTTTTCAACTCAGGCGACCAAAATGTCTTGATGCTGTGCATTGAACTGCCCAATTTCTGATTCGTGAGCTCCAATTCTTTCTTGAGGTTTG
It encodes:
- the LOC134829166 gene encoding trichohyalin yields the protein MSREVYSISQSVIRSPGKNRRLTELPTVDRSPSREYLRREISNQHRLRLTRSGDSSPLHYHSASHIMGSPYYRDMDDAISPVGGHHRSRSASRPAPSHIMDYPRTRYQSLDRGPLVVDPHEREFIPIREPRDRSRDRSLERGLYLEEELYGRPSRQSPSQIPLSDRAYIGDLQATNSDFQRELANLKKELELTNQKLGSSMHSIKTFWSPELKKERALRKEESAKYSLINDQLKILTSENQKQSLLIRQLEEELRLRIRQPNLELQQQMETLFAENEHLTREINILRDTIKELELRIETQKQTLQARDESIKKLLEMLQNKGMGKEEERQMFQQMQAMAQKQLDEFRLEIQRRDQEIMNMVAKMKTLEEQHQDYQRHITVLKESLVAKEEHSTMLQADMEELKNRLEEKNRQIEKKTQVTFQAEQNKSRYVSEINEMKEHMEIKDRKINVLQRKIENLEDLLKEKDNQVDMARARLSAMQAHHCTSEGALSSLEEAIGDKEKQMQQLRDQRDRAEQDKIEERELHERELADYKLRLHTLESEVDKLTSRLHRALAEKDRLENKLECSQTELGRSKAELDKAVTDVGRSGMDWETTKQKIQRLEVENERLRADLERSQTTFGRSTLNTSQELDKAQEKADKISAELRRTQAELRVTQSDAERAKNEGIALQEKLEKSQGEVYRLKARLENAQSEQETLKQDLERNQSGVTRIVNERDRAIQEIEKLKEELERSQATLGKSQLQQDKLQIQLDKAQSEIDQLQEKYDKAGAEARKLQLEKDKIMFDFENVQSQLDKALGHGSRVQKEKESAELDFARMKEKADKLQNQLMRVTKDHDLLSDEFEKLKEKHEVASNAVMKVQREKEVIQTEFDMVKERWDKTHSIHQKLQMERDDAHAEIDLLKEKLDKALYASQKLIDEKDTSNKEFEKMLEKYDRAQNEIYRLQSRVDTLEADRNRLEIEAERAALAAAKAREDLRKLHDESTRLQEACDRAAQQLARSKELEEKAREENEVSRDRLERNQLDYRRLISEKETLSTENERLKYEVERYHNTQLKNAAVMDSLQEETAMYKLEMEKARDRLEKVQSELRRLEEAEAYSRDTRKIKEENERLRERLEKTMNELDTLRNTIQFDQESFEKLKERIGQRENDAQSLEAKLHEATLQLERSRSEIAKLISNQEKEKRELERTHIEYEKIRDKYEKLTREFERLKQTSQVNLASSNLSIAEKNELERMREALDKALQQRDATELEAGRLAKELEKAHLHLTKHQEAAESTRIEFERMSAELSKVLEKLERSENEKEMLKQNFAKQHADQKNPMQDKQYANLEAEARQLVTERDQLIMQLEKSQEMLMHFQKELTNAEAEIKQFKDENQRLKGSLEHEYQQIKVENARLKQMIQEISNRGGSEVDQWRKLVEQEKGRADKAENDIKQVTQQLQAKDKQIEQATQQIQAMQAEMQNVGKKMQAQQQQHQQQMQQLQQQVQQAQAQAQQAAQAAQNQQPQQPAQQQSNVNPKELEKLVKERDQAAVERDRLQQQLEMLVSELEKSQLALMDTNEQLRALQAGEAKAGNQNKQQEEEINLALMDTNEQLRALQAGEAKAGNQNKQQEEELRRYMQSVEEAKKKLDAEKAAFEEQRKLLEQKRKELEEKERNLAECDVKLKKRKEKLDQMEKALAQAKPGDPAANAQFMEEFEKTKMQLEVAQEEVKRGAAETERLLQLVQMSQEEQNSKEKLIMDLQQQLRNTQAKLKQASSSSGPAQDAASAATGFLKSFF